One genomic window of Kosmotoga olearia TBF 19.5.1 includes the following:
- the tyrS gene encoding tyrosine--tRNA ligase yields the protein MEVPEKQLQILKRNSVSLISEEELIERLKLGRPLRVKLGVDPSRPDLHLGHAVVLRKLREFQDLGHHVILIIGDFTARIGDPSGRSKTRPMLSKEEAKQNAITYSQQAFKILDRDKTEIKFNSEWLDGMSFEDVIRLSAKYTVARMLERNDFEKRYKNNEPISIAEFLYPLAQAYDSVVVKADVEIGGDDQFFNFVVARKIQEEYGLQPQVILTMPLIEGTDGNLKMSKSYGNYVAFEDPPEEMFGKLMSIPDTLIIKYMRLLTDIPEERILQYERDIKSRKINPRDVKMLLAFEITRFFHGEEAAVRARENFIKVFRKKELPSEIPEIKVKESELSLVDLMVKYANISSKSEARRLISQGGVRLNNTVIKDIHAKVAVSNGDILRIGKRRFFKISC from the coding sequence TTGGAAGTACCGGAAAAACAATTGCAGATACTTAAAAGGAACTCCGTTTCCTTGATTTCGGAGGAAGAATTAATTGAAAGATTGAAGCTCGGAAGGCCGCTTCGAGTCAAGCTTGGAGTTGATCCTTCAAGACCGGATCTTCATCTTGGCCATGCAGTTGTTCTCAGGAAACTCCGGGAATTTCAGGACCTCGGCCATCACGTTATTTTGATAATAGGTGATTTTACGGCTCGAATTGGCGACCCTTCCGGTCGCTCGAAAACCCGCCCGATGCTCTCAAAAGAAGAAGCGAAACAGAATGCCATCACCTACAGTCAGCAAGCCTTTAAAATCCTCGATCGAGATAAAACAGAGATAAAGTTTAATTCTGAATGGCTGGATGGTATGAGTTTTGAAGATGTGATACGGCTTTCGGCTAAGTATACCGTTGCGAGGATGCTTGAAAGAAATGATTTCGAGAAGCGGTATAAGAATAACGAACCTATAAGCATAGCAGAGTTTCTTTACCCGCTTGCCCAGGCTTATGATTCGGTGGTGGTCAAAGCGGATGTGGAGATCGGCGGTGACGACCAGTTCTTCAATTTTGTTGTTGCGCGTAAGATTCAGGAAGAATATGGTTTGCAACCCCAGGTCATTCTCACCATGCCTCTCATAGAGGGAACCGACGGCAATTTGAAAATGTCCAAGAGCTATGGCAATTATGTTGCCTTTGAAGACCCTCCAGAGGAAATGTTTGGAAAACTCATGTCGATTCCCGATACCTTAATAATTAAATATATGAGGTTGCTCACAGACATTCCTGAAGAGCGGATTCTCCAATACGAAAGGGATATAAAATCAAGGAAAATCAATCCACGGGATGTAAAAATGTTGCTGGCTTTTGAGATAACAAGATTTTTCCACGGTGAAGAAGCTGCGGTGCGTGCAAGGGAGAATTTCATAAAAGTTTTCAGAAAAAAGGAACTTCCCAGTGAAATACCTGAAATTAAAGTAAAAGAATCCGAACTATCTCTTGTAGATCTGATGGTTAAATATGCTAATATTTCATCAAAAAGCGAGGCCAGACGGTTGATTTCTCAAGGCGGTGTTCGGCTGAACAACACGGTGATAAAAGATATTCATGCTAAGGTCGCAGTATCCAATGGGGACATACTACGTATCGGTAAACGTAGATTCTTCAAGATTTCGTGCTAA
- a CDS encoding S-layer homology domain-containing protein has protein sequence MKKLSLVLVLALVGVVFAFAVDYTDVPEGHWAYNAVMKATAAGLLQGFPDGTFRGTDSVTRYQLAEAMAKLLEYSDAGDAKLQELVFALTKKVAGLSLDISEVVKGIEGTSKSLSDAVALLNAHDADITALKKKLTDTEITVKLLGQAIAKLRKDLKDEAAAIEEIKAQNFVTSEQLDEKLSMLYTKVLMLQKEESKNNAAIMAEVGKLNENVEVIFDQVDSNVFSIMGLEKELAGVKASLDNYVTKDDFEYVVNVTNKLSADMFTMQRNYGKRIGKLEEAASDYALKADLDALKSSVNQDIEVIFDQIDSNVFDIMDLEKKVGNLEAALNATNEELAALKAEVVTPDQLSEKLNFLYKKINIVEANAKDDVETLKATIADLEAKLEASDKKANFATILSIVSAAITAIVLMTQ, from the coding sequence ATGAAAAAACTTTCCTTGGTATTGGTCCTTGCCCTTGTTGGCGTGGTGTTCGCCTTTGCGGTAGACTATACGGACGTTCCAGAGGGGCACTGGGCTTACAATGCGGTAATGAAAGCAACAGCTGCGGGATTACTTCAGGGATTCCCGGATGGTACATTCAGAGGAACGGATAGTGTAACGAGGTATCAGTTAGCGGAAGCTATGGCAAAGCTCCTCGAGTACTCCGATGCAGGAGACGCTAAGCTTCAGGAACTCGTTTTTGCTTTGACGAAAAAGGTAGCCGGTCTTTCCCTTGATATTTCTGAGGTTGTAAAGGGAATTGAGGGAACTTCAAAGAGCCTTTCTGATGCCGTTGCATTGCTCAATGCACATGACGCAGATATAACCGCTCTGAAGAAGAAGCTTACCGATACCGAAATTACGGTCAAGCTCCTCGGTCAGGCTATCGCAAAGTTGAGGAAGGATCTTAAAGATGAAGCTGCGGCCATTGAAGAAATCAAGGCCCAGAATTTTGTAACATCCGAGCAACTGGATGAAAAGCTCTCCATGCTTTACACGAAAGTTCTAATGCTTCAGAAAGAAGAGAGCAAGAATAACGCCGCGATAATGGCTGAGGTAGGTAAACTCAACGAGAACGTTGAGGTTATCTTTGATCAGGTTGACTCCAACGTGTTTTCCATAATGGGGCTTGAAAAAGAACTCGCTGGTGTTAAAGCCTCTCTGGACAATTACGTTACCAAGGACGACTTCGAATACGTAGTGAACGTTACAAACAAACTCAGCGCGGATATGTTTACAATGCAAAGAAACTATGGCAAGAGAATTGGTAAGCTCGAAGAAGCTGCTTCCGATTACGCTTTGAAAGCTGATCTTGATGCCTTGAAGAGCTCGGTGAATCAAGATATCGAGGTCATCTTTGATCAGATCGATTCCAATGTCTTCGATATCATGGATCTCGAGAAGAAGGTAGGGAATCTTGAGGCTGCTCTGAATGCTACAAACGAAGAGCTTGCCGCTTTGAAGGCCGAAGTTGTGACACCTGATCAGCTCTCAGAGAAACTCAACTTCCTCTACAAAAAGATAAATATCGTTGAAGCCAATGCCAAAGATGACGTTGAGACTCTCAAAGCAACCATTGCCGATCTTGAGGCCAAGCTTGAAGCAAGCGATAAGAAAGCAAACTTTGCAACGATCCTTTCAATTGTTTCAGCTGCAATAACAGCTATCGTACTTATGACCCAGTAA
- the secG gene encoding preprotein translocase subunit SecG gives MIALSYVLIGVHVVLSVLLTFFVLSQMSKSSELGAAFGSGASHTMFGRKKGLDTAGKITLGLSIAFMVNSVILTFVISKAFPS, from the coding sequence ATGATAGCACTCTCATATGTTTTGATAGGTGTCCACGTAGTGTTGAGTGTACTCCTAACCTTTTTCGTGTTGAGTCAAATGTCGAAGAGTTCTGAATTAGGTGCGGCTTTTGGCAGTGGTGCTTCTCATACGATGTTTGGAAGGAAAAAGGGTCTGGACACCGCCGGGAAGATCACCCTCGGCCTTTCCATCGCTTTTATGGTGAACAGCGTTATTTTGACATTTGTTATCTCAAAAGCATTCCCGTCGTAA
- a CDS encoding tetratricopeptide repeat protein, translating into MNKPKKVIVYMPLKPDAAKRQNLPVKLPVLLEDLPKIIDEEKIDLDVIIKGLDAQYSVSKDDYYGSYLVYFCYEKFKKALNTNNLGEAEKWLEKAKKIKEDYRYHFYKGLLLRKKGELGLAEIELRKSVELKEDFYLGYYELGRLMQKKGEYDDAVKFYILSLERAQGEFSLPLLGIIDTYIVSGMLDSALKIIENTSKKFPLSADLYLRKGVIYNEKQNYALAEQAFSEGLKKEERWEFYYNRAFSKTRLGDFLGAYNDLKKAYEMTQAVEILYELGLLERNMGLVEDAVEHLEKYYNETKDYKATVVLSRSFTLLGDFKQARKLIDELPDESIYELKKEIALYEGMVQRHSQVNTEFENPVMRSLAKKYNSGELELLFDKLIDATDMKNQEFVNFGKVDYRHLLNYLSKSNNPELSNRAIRLLTGEIPESIEPDLSMVELFFGLLVSLRENIPEAMLLSYRFPFLVSGNGSATALFRILYRVYLWYLGGLNFNSEWFLEEVIDEIKEFHFETALFLSRAQDNRLLDVDSALEIIPTNPKEFLLKLFSLLEKGGLPEAAKIEDGYYKILHILELGS; encoded by the coding sequence GTGAACAAACCAAAAAAGGTTATTGTTTACATGCCTCTTAAACCAGATGCAGCAAAACGCCAGAACCTTCCAGTAAAACTTCCAGTACTTCTGGAAGATTTACCAAAAATCATAGATGAAGAGAAAATTGACCTGGACGTGATAATAAAAGGTTTAGATGCCCAATATTCCGTTTCAAAGGACGATTATTATGGGTCATATCTCGTTTATTTCTGCTATGAGAAATTCAAGAAAGCATTAAACACAAACAATCTTGGAGAAGCCGAAAAATGGCTGGAAAAAGCAAAAAAAATCAAAGAAGATTACAGATATCACTTTTACAAAGGGCTTTTACTGAGGAAAAAAGGCGAATTAGGTTTAGCGGAAATTGAGTTGAGAAAATCCGTTGAGCTTAAAGAAGATTTTTATCTGGGCTATTACGAGCTAGGGCGGCTTATGCAGAAAAAAGGCGAATATGACGATGCTGTTAAATTCTACATACTATCCCTGGAAAGGGCACAGGGGGAATTCTCTCTCCCCCTTCTCGGGATTATAGACACCTATATTGTCTCCGGAATGCTAGATTCTGCCTTGAAGATAATCGAGAACACTTCAAAGAAATTCCCGCTTTCGGCAGATTTGTACCTGAGAAAAGGGGTTATATACAACGAAAAACAAAATTATGCACTTGCAGAACAAGCGTTCAGCGAAGGGCTAAAAAAAGAAGAGCGGTGGGAATTCTACTATAACAGAGCTTTCTCCAAAACAAGATTGGGAGATTTTTTAGGCGCTTATAACGACTTAAAAAAGGCATACGAGATGACGCAAGCAGTGGAGATTTTGTACGAACTAGGATTACTGGAACGAAATATGGGACTGGTAGAAGACGCCGTAGAACATCTCGAAAAATACTATAATGAAACAAAAGACTACAAAGCCACCGTGGTCCTTTCAAGATCTTTTACACTTTTAGGTGATTTTAAGCAAGCCCGGAAATTGATAGATGAACTTCCGGATGAGAGCATTTACGAACTAAAAAAAGAAATTGCATTGTATGAAGGAATGGTCCAAAGACACTCACAGGTTAATACAGAATTTGAAAACCCTGTCATGAGGAGCCTGGCAAAAAAGTACAATTCCGGCGAGTTAGAACTTTTGTTTGATAAACTGATAGACGCTACAGATATGAAAAACCAGGAGTTTGTTAATTTCGGCAAAGTTGATTATAGACATCTGCTGAATTATTTATCCAAATCAAATAATCCTGAACTCTCTAATAGAGCAATAAGACTTCTTACCGGCGAAATCCCGGAATCAATAGAACCGGACCTCTCAATGGTTGAATTATTCTTTGGGCTGCTCGTATCACTAAGGGAAAATATTCCAGAAGCAATGCTCCTTTCTTATCGTTTTCCTTTCCTTGTTTCCGGAAACGGTTCGGCTACTGCCTTGTTTAGAATACTTTACCGGGTTTACCTATGGTATCTCGGCGGATTGAATTTTAATAGCGAATGGTTCCTGGAAGAAGTTATTGATGAAATAAAAGAGTTCCACTTTGAAACCGCCCTTTTTCTTTCCAGAGCTCAGGACAATAGATTGCTTGACGTAGATTCCGCTTTAGAAATAATCCCTACAAATCCAAAAGAGTTTTTACTTAAGCTTTTTTCGTTACTGGAAAAAGGCGGACTTCCTGAAGCAGCAAAGATAGAGGATGGATACTATAAGATCCTGCACATACTGGAATTAGGATCCTGA